The Oryzias melastigma strain HK-1 linkage group LG6, ASM292280v2, whole genome shotgun sequence genome includes a window with the following:
- the meak7 gene encoding MTOR-associated protein MEAK7: protein MGNTESAVVQKRLTRFRPEERPAIDGVFNKLVCGGGGSEAAGNAITLQMLQSSMGSVASDSLVRRVFRCLCSIDPDLAAPAFGKADQRPASLVTREQLVIFLADTLRGTAEERAPLVLVMSQPPSSAAAAVTCGQVVEFVQDLISAVVQILTSRGRLDGWKPDKMADSSVGVKLLAENLCSELKPADPDSCDVSCLEDWIFRTPQVSLYLEMLADEGLSVSLSSCPPPRLLPPCRETPWNELDSLLDVPTLMFLAPQVPDGYSAPWRLAFSTQVHGESFTRMMASLTRGGPSLLLLKDTKGHVFGGFASHTWELKPQFQGDSRCFLFSVVPTMRVYTATGYNEHFMYLNQHQQTMPNGLGMGGQHEYFGLWLDSDFGRGHSRARPKCTTYSSPQLSGDEDFTLDSMEVWHVGKPPKAEEEEEEEEGKKSILFVDPEVQALMEMTGKTLHSEGLREPEDD from the exons ATGGGGAACACGGAGAGCGCAGTGGTTCAGAAGCGGCTGACCCGCTTTCGCCCTGAGGAGCGGCCCGCCATCGACGGCGTGTTCAACAAGCTGGTGTGTGGGGGGGGCGGTTCAGAGGCCGCAGGAAACGCCATCACGCTGCAGATGCTTCAG TCCTCCATGGGCAGCGTGGCGTCGGACTCTTTGGTCCGGCGGGTTTTCCGCTGCCTCTGCAGCATCGATCCGGACCTGGCGGCGCCCGCGTTTGGCAAAGCCGACCAGCGTCCCGCCTCCCTGGTGACCCGGGAGCAGCTGGTGATCTTCCTGGCAGACACGCTGCGAGGCACCGCGGAGGAGCGGGCGCCGCTCGTCCTGGTCATGTCCCAGCCCCCGTCATCAGCTGCTGCGGCCGTCACCTGTGGGCAGGTGGTGGAG TTCGTCCAGGACCTGATCTCTGCTGTAGTTCAGATTCTGACCAGTAGAGGGCGTCTGGACGGCTGGAAACCCGACAAGATGGCCGACTCTTCAGTGGGCGTCAAACTCCTGGCAGAGAACTTGTGCTCTGAGCTGAAACCTGCAG ATCCAGACAGCTGTGACGTCTCCTGTCTGGAGGACTGGATCTTCAGAACCCCTCAGGTGTCTCTGTACCTGGAGATGCTGGCAGACGAAGGCCTCAGCGTGTCTCTGAGCAGCTGCCCCCCTCCCAGACTCCTGCCCCCCTGCAGGGAGACGCCCTGGAATGAGCTGGACTCTCTCCTGGACGTCCCCACCCTCATGTTTCTGGCTCCACAG GTGCCGGATGGCTACAGCGCCCCCTGGAGGCTGGCGTTCTCCACCCAGGTGCACGGCGAGAGCTTCACCAGAATGATGGCGAGCCTGACCAGGGGGGGGCCGTCCCTGCTGCTCCTCAAAGACACCAAGGGACACGTTTTTGGAGGCTTTGCCTCGCACACCTGGGAGTTAAAGCCTCAATTCCAGG GTGACTCCAGGTGTTTCCTGTTCTCTGTTGTCCCCACGATGAGGGTTTACACGGCAACAGGATACAACGAACACTTCATGTACCTGAACCAGCACCAGCAGACCATGCCCAACGGGCTG GGCATGGGGGGTCAGCATGAATACTTCGGCCTGTGGCTGGACAGCGACTTTGGCCGCGGTCACAGCCGCGCACGGCCCAAGTGCACCACCTACAGCAGCCCCCAGCTGTCGGGGGACGAGGACTTCACGCTGGACTCCATGGAAGTGTGGCACGTGGGCAAACCTCCGAAAGCAGAGGAG gaggaggaggaggaggaggggaagaAGAGCATCCTGTTCGTGGATCCAGAAGTTCAGGCCTTAATGGAGATGACCGGGAAAACTCTGCACAGCGAGGGACTCCGGGAGCCCGAAGACGACTAG